A window of Gouania willdenowi chromosome 12, fGouWil2.1, whole genome shotgun sequence contains these coding sequences:
- the ak1 gene encoding adenylate kinase isoenzyme 1 — MADKIKDAKIIFVVGGPGSGKGTQCEKIVAKYGYTHLSSGDLLRAEVASGSDRGKHLQAIMQKGELVPLDTVLDMIKDAMIAKADVSKGFLIDGYPREVKQGEEFEKKIGKPSLLLYVDAKGETMVKRLMKRGETSGRSDDNEETIKKRLDLYYKATEPVIAFYESRGIVRKVDSELAVDDVFAQVCKAVDAL; from the exons ATGGCAG ATAAAATTAAAGACGCCAAGATCATCTTTGTCGTAG GTGGGCCCGGCTCTGGAAAAGGCACCCAGTGTGAGAAGATAGTAGCAAAGTATGGCTACACTCACCTGTCATCTGGTGACCTGCTCCGTGCAGAGGTGGCTTCAGGCTCCGACAGAGGCAAACATCTGCAGGCCATCATGCAGAAAGGAGAACTCGTACCCCTG GACACGGTCTTAGACATGATTAAGGACGCCATGATCGCCAAGGCCGACGTCTCTAAGGGATTCCTTATTGATGGTTACCCACGTGAGGTCAAGCAGGGGGAGGAGTTTGAGAAGAAG ATTGGTAAACCCAGCCTGCTGCTGTACGTTGACGCCAAAGGAGAGACGATGGTCAAGAGGCTCATGAAGCGCGGCGAGACCAGCGGTCGTTCTGACGATAACGAGGAGACCATCAAGAAGCGTCTGGACTTGTATTACAAAGCAACCGAGCCCGTCATTGCTTTCTATGAGAGCCGTGGTATTGTCAGGAAG GTCGACTCAGAGCTGGCGGTGGATGACGTGTTTGCCCAAGTCTGCAAAGCAGTTGATGCACTGTAG